In a single window of the Thermoplasmatales archaeon genome:
- a CDS encoding sigma-70 region 4 domain-containing protein, which produces MSHVTPEMRRIMVMAKKAGKKTKEIAEFLGISRKTVWKWNKRAHHPGKESFRDK; this is translated from the coding sequence ATGTCACATGTTACTCCAGAAATGAGGAGAATAATGGTTATGGCAAAGAAGGCAGGAAAGAAAACAAAAGAAATTGCTGAATTTCTTGGAATAAGCAGAAAAACTGTATGGAAGTGGAATAAAAGAGCACATCATCCAGGAAAGGAAAGTTTTAGAGATAAAT